A genomic region of Ictalurus furcatus strain D&B chromosome 29, Billie_1.0, whole genome shotgun sequence contains the following coding sequences:
- the si:ch211-217k17.9 gene encoding interphotoreceptor matrix proteoglycan 1, whose product MDWRVILAILCLIATSSADNSTSNSNSTNTSAVAATFNLVFSINETFVEEMANTSSPQFTAKATTIRNQLEPIYRQTFTNFIQMVILEFRNGSIVTNSTLEFTANGTIPTNSTVQDALVNATSTNSSLNIIPNSINVTQVPGL is encoded by the exons ATGGACTGGAGGGTTATTCTGGCTATTTTGTGTCTGATTG CCACAAGTTCTGCAGACAATTCTACAAGTAATTCAAATTCAACAAACACTTCTGCAGTAGCTGCAACATTCAACTTGGTCTTTAGCATCAATGAAACCTTTGTTGAAGAAATGGCCAATACCAGCTCTCCACAGTTCACAGCAAAAGCTACAACGATCCGCAATCAG CTTGAACCAATTTACAGACAAACCTTCACAAACTTCATCCAGATGGTCATTCTTGAATTCAG GAATGGTTCGATTGTGACAAATTCCACTCTTGAATTTACTGCCAATGGCACCATCCCAACTAACTCCACAGTACAAGACGCCCTTGTTAATGCGACTAGCACCAACTCAAGCttgaacattattccaaattcTATAAATGTCACCCAGGTTCCTG GCCTGtga